From bacterium, one genomic window encodes:
- a CDS encoding AMP-binding protein, producing the protein MKTTVPRRFEQIARARGDAPALRFKRDGVWQAISWAQFSDLVSRAARGFLALGHRSGQAVAILGFNRPEWVISDLAAIAAGGMPAGIYTTSTAEQCHYIAEHSEAAVAVVENAQQLEKFLAIRDRLPGLRGIVLMEGEADIEGVLSWDQLLAL; encoded by the coding sequence GTGAAGACGACCGTACCCAGGCGTTTTGAACAGATCGCCCGTGCCCGCGGCGATGCTCCCGCCTTGCGTTTCAAGCGCGACGGCGTTTGGCAAGCGATCTCCTGGGCGCAGTTCTCGGATCTGGTAAGCCGCGCGGCGCGCGGCTTCCTGGCGTTGGGGCATCGCAGCGGCCAGGCGGTCGCGATTCTCGGCTTCAATCGCCCCGAGTGGGTGATCTCGGATCTGGCGGCGATCGCCGCCGGTGGTATGCCCGCGGGGATCTATACGACCTCTACGGCCGAGCAGTGCCACTACATCGCCGAGCACTCCGAGGCGGCAGTGGCCGTGGTCGAAAACGCCCAGCAGCTCGAGAAGTTCTTGGCGATCCGCGATCGCCTGCCCGGGCTCCGCGGCATCGTATTGATGGAAGGCGAGGCCGATATCGAGGGAGTGCTGAGCTGGGACCAGCTCCTGGCCTTG